A genome region from Sediminispirochaeta bajacaliforniensis DSM 16054 includes the following:
- a CDS encoding phage baseplate assembly protein V encodes MRIDYRELQRIKTKYYDPANRTSRFIWHQWKDPRLKATATWGKVVDNHDPDGLGRVKVIAPLVFGDDTPSPWIQCLSPWASKGYGIWSLPDIGDAVVVGFYLNNPNCPFVIGSVHTKRTPPYYEQDGANDKKYIRTRSGLEIMMNDKEGEEELVISAREGKMRISLSSAGIQIVNELGDINIKCRKLTASSSQAIIKANANLKASSKGNVGLDASGDMSIKAGG; translated from the coding sequence ATGCGTATCGACTACCGCGAACTTCAGCGTATCAAAACTAAATACTACGATCCTGCCAACAGGACCTCACGCTTTATCTGGCATCAATGGAAAGACCCCCGCCTGAAGGCAACGGCCACCTGGGGCAAGGTGGTGGACAACCACGACCCCGACGGGCTTGGCAGGGTAAAGGTCATAGCACCTTTGGTCTTCGGGGATGATACCCCCAGCCCCTGGATACAATGTTTAAGCCCCTGGGCCTCAAAGGGCTACGGGATCTGGAGCCTGCCTGACATCGGGGATGCGGTGGTGGTGGGATTCTACCTCAACAATCCCAACTGCCCCTTTGTCATCGGCTCGGTGCACACCAAACGGACCCCTCCCTACTACGAGCAGGACGGAGCCAACGACAAGAAGTACATCAGGACAAGAAGCGGCCTTGAGATCATGATGAACGACAAGGAAGGAGAAGAGGAGCTTGTGATCAGCGCCAGGGAGGGTAAGATGAGGATCAGCCTCTCATCGGCCGGCATTCAGATCGTCAACGAACTTGGGGACATCAACATCAAGTGCAGAAAGCTTACCGCTTCATCCAGCCAGGCCATCATCAAGGCAAACGCAAATCTGAAGGCCAGCTCAAAGGGGAATGTGGGCCTTGATGCCTCAGGTGATATGAGCATCAAGGCCGGAGGGAA
- the aspS gene encoding aspartate--tRNA(Asn) ligase, which translates to MRVLCKDIAGSNGQEVEVKGWIHRIRDLGGVCFIMLRDRSGMVQLIFESAPDVTLESVVSVEGTVQENQKAPDGYEIQVSTMKVLSRAAADLPIQVNGDPDKLGIEAILDNRVISLRNPKIRSIFHLQSNILAYFAEYLRSQDFTEIKSSKLIGSGSEGGTGLFEVEYFDRKVYLAQSPQLYKQTMVASGMERVFEIGAAYRAEKHDTPRHLNEYVSLDVEMGFIESDQDLMDLETGILKHIFGRIAESDSAILEQWGASVPSQEALDHIPRISHDEAKAILSERLGKRVFELNPEGERELCEWALENHGVELVFVNAFPRKKRPFYTYPDGMKTMSFDLLFRGLEITSGSRRINEYDMLVENIKRFGLDPAGLAGYLEVFKYGAPPHGGFAIGLERFTQKVLGLSSIKEASLFPRDRKRVTP; encoded by the coding sequence ATGAGAGTTTTATGCAAAGATATAGCAGGCAGCAATGGACAGGAGGTTGAGGTAAAGGGCTGGATTCACCGTATTCGCGACCTCGGCGGGGTCTGTTTCATCATGCTCAGGGACCGAAGCGGTATGGTTCAATTGATTTTCGAATCAGCGCCCGATGTAACCCTGGAATCTGTAGTTTCCGTCGAAGGAACGGTGCAGGAAAACCAGAAAGCTCCCGACGGCTATGAAATACAGGTCTCGACCATGAAGGTGCTCTCCCGTGCTGCCGCCGATCTTCCGATCCAGGTAAACGGCGATCCCGACAAACTGGGCATCGAGGCGATCCTCGACAACCGGGTCATCAGCCTTCGGAATCCCAAGATCCGCTCAATCTTTCACCTTCAATCCAATATCCTTGCCTATTTCGCCGAATATCTTCGCAGCCAGGACTTTACCGAAATTAAAAGTTCCAAGCTGATCGGCAGTGGTTCGGAGGGAGGAACAGGCCTTTTCGAGGTTGAGTACTTCGACCGAAAGGTATATCTTGCCCAGAGTCCACAGCTCTACAAGCAGACCATGGTCGCCTCCGGGATGGAACGTGTCTTTGAGATCGGCGCAGCCTACCGGGCCGAAAAACACGACACGCCGCGACACCTGAACGAATACGTCAGCCTCGATGTGGAAATGGGATTCATAGAAAGCGATCAGGACCTCATGGATCTGGAAACGGGAATCCTCAAGCATATCTTCGGCCGCATTGCCGAATCCGACAGTGCGATTCTCGAACAGTGGGGAGCCAGCGTACCGAGTCAGGAGGCCCTGGACCATATCCCCAGGATCAGCCACGACGAGGCAAAGGCGATCCTCTCCGAACGACTTGGCAAGCGGGTATTCGAGCTCAATCCCGAAGGTGAACGGGAGTTGTGTGAATGGGCCCTTGAGAACCATGGCGTCGAGCTGGTTTTCGTAAACGCCTTTCCCAGAAAAAAACGCCCCTTCTACACCTACCCCGACGGCATGAAAACCATGAGCTTCGACCTTCTTTTCCGGGGACTCGAGATAACGTCGGGGAGCCGAAGGATCAACGAATACGATATGCTGGTGGAAAACATCAAGCGTTTCGGTCTTGATCCGGCAGGCCTTGCAGGCTACCTCGAGGTGTTCAAGTACGGAGCCCCTCCCCACGGGGGATTTGCCATCGGCCTTGAACGTTTCACCCAGAAGGTCCTTGGGCTCTCCAGCATCAAAGAGGCATCGCTCTTTCCCCGGGATAGGAAGCGGGTTACTCCCTAA
- a CDS encoding bacteriohemerythrin → MALISWNQSLSVGVDTFDDQHKVLIGHLNALHDAMRNGKSNEIIAKVLDELVKYTVYHFSSEEKAFEQYDYPDTDKHKAEHQFFTQKAIDLQEQFQAGKLFISVDALNFLMDWVQNHILGSDAAYRSFFDGKMVKAEE, encoded by the coding sequence ATGGCACTGATAAGCTGGAATCAAAGTTTAAGTGTGGGAGTTGACACCTTCGATGATCAGCATAAAGTCCTGATTGGTCATTTGAATGCCCTTCACGATGCAATGCGTAACGGAAAGAGCAATGAGATCATCGCGAAAGTTCTTGATGAACTCGTAAAATATACCGTCTATCATTTTAGCTCCGAAGAGAAGGCCTTTGAGCAATATGATTATCCCGACACTGATAAGCATAAGGCCGAACATCAATTCTTCACACAAAAGGCAATAGATCTTCAAGAGCAATTTCAGGCAGGTAAGCTTTTCATTTCGGTGGATGCCCTGAATTTCCTCATGGATTGGGTACAAAACCATATTCTGGGCAGCGATGCCGCCTACCGTAGTTTTTTTGACGGGAAAATGGTGAAAGCGGAAGAATAA
- a CDS encoding 5'-nucleotidase C-terminal domain-containing protein: MRKRKTLLLLLVSVAVLLSSCAGGTYVQKSPETVYDLTVLHTNDHHGHVLKFYDYPAPDNGGLPARATYVKQVRQEVPNVLVLDAGDVNTGMPESNFFNAEPDFIGYSYIGYDAMTLGNHEFDNPKEVLAAQMEESNFPFLSANIKDANGKLIATPYIIKEFDGFKVAIFGLTTKETATIGNPQIVADLTFEDEVETARALVPELKKKADIVIALVHMGIYDESKEGLGSRWLARNVDGIDMIIDGHSHTFLEKPIVENGAYIVSAKQWGLYVGRADIKIQNMKIVDFSWEPVPINLKTREKKADGSSVFHYVDKEIPEDAQLLAILTPYADKVEAALAEEIGTAADVFPNEMVRQEETALGDLVADSMKWYAEKMNLDVDFAINNGGGIRETLPTGTITKKTIYQILPFDNSVYVITMKGSDLKGLFDYIPTVVGAGAYPQVSDGISFTIDLGTGKVKDLLIGGKPLDPNATYKIATNSYMATGGDGYVVFKNASQGYDTSMFQRDATIEYIQQLDGAIVPEIAGRVKIIK; encoded by the coding sequence ATGCGAAAACGAAAGACATTGCTCCTGCTGCTGGTGTCTGTTGCGGTGCTGCTTTCATCCTGCGCCGGGGGTACTTATGTCCAAAAGTCTCCCGAAACGGTGTACGACCTTACGGTGCTGCACACCAACGATCACCACGGTCACGTCCTGAAATTCTACGACTACCCTGCTCCGGACAACGGAGGGCTTCCGGCACGGGCGACCTATGTCAAGCAGGTCCGTCAGGAGGTGCCGAACGTATTGGTTCTCGATGCCGGTGATGTGAATACCGGTATGCCCGAATCGAATTTTTTTAACGCAGAACCCGATTTTATCGGCTACAGTTACATCGGCTACGATGCAATGACCCTCGGAAACCATGAGTTCGACAATCCGAAAGAGGTTCTTGCCGCCCAGATGGAAGAGTCGAACTTTCCCTTCCTTTCGGCAAACATAAAAGATGCCAATGGTAAGCTTATCGCCACTCCCTACATCATCAAGGAGTTCGACGGCTTCAAGGTTGCCATCTTCGGCCTCACCACAAAGGAGACCGCAACCATCGGAAATCCACAGATCGTGGCCGACCTCACCTTCGAAGATGAGGTTGAAACGGCAAGGGCCCTGGTTCCCGAGCTGAAGAAAAAGGCGGATATCGTCATCGCCCTGGTCCACATGGGGATCTATGATGAGAGCAAAGAGGGTCTGGGCAGCCGCTGGCTTGCCAGGAATGTGGATGGCATCGATATGATCATCGACGGTCACAGCCACACCTTTCTTGAAAAGCCCATTGTAGAGAACGGCGCCTATATCGTTTCGGCAAAGCAGTGGGGGCTTTACGTCGGAAGAGCCGACATCAAGATCCAAAACATGAAAATCGTCGACTTCTCCTGGGAGCCGGTACCCATCAACCTGAAAACACGGGAGAAAAAGGCGGACGGCAGCTCGGTATTCCACTATGTGGACAAGGAGATCCCCGAGGATGCGCAGCTTTTGGCCATACTTACCCCCTATGCAGATAAGGTTGAAGCCGCCCTTGCCGAAGAGATCGGAACAGCGGCGGATGTCTTTCCCAACGAGATGGTCAGACAGGAAGAAACGGCCTTGGGTGACCTGGTTGCCGATTCCATGAAATGGTATGCCGAAAAGATGAACCTCGATGTCGACTTTGCCATCAATAACGGCGGAGGCATCAGGGAAACCCTTCCCACGGGAACCATAACGAAAAAGACCATCTACCAGATTCTCCCCTTCGACAACTCGGTTTATGTGATCACCATGAAGGGTAGCGATCTCAAGGGCCTCTTTGATTACATCCCCACGGTTGTCGGAGCGGGAGCATACCCCCAGGTATCCGACGGCATCAGCTTCACCATCGATCTTGGTACAGGGAAGGTGAAAGATCTCCTGATAGGCGGAAAGCCCCTCGATCCGAATGCCACCTACAAGATCGCGACCAACAGTTACATGGCAACGGGAGGAGACGGCTACGTGGTCTTCAAGAATGCTTCTCAAGGCTACGACACATCGATGTTCCAGAGAGACGCAACCATCGAATATATTCAGCAGCTCGACGGAGCGATAGTTCCTGAAATTGCCGGCCGCGTGAAGATTATCAAGTAG
- a CDS encoding YkvA family protein, whose translation MKASAKLKQRALRLKKEIGAIAYLVQEPGLSLLPKLLMFLTLAYALSPIDLIPDFIPVLGYLDDLLILPALIALTVKTIPNDVMKAARERAEREPLQLKKRWFFAVIFIVIWLSLAGLILRSLFKA comes from the coding sequence ATGAAAGCTTCGGCGAAGCTGAAACAACGGGCCCTTCGGCTAAAAAAAGAGATAGGCGCCATTGCCTATCTCGTACAAGAACCGGGGCTCTCACTTTTGCCGAAGCTGCTGATGTTTCTTACCCTTGCCTACGCCCTCAGCCCGATTGACTTGATTCCCGATTTCATTCCAGTCCTTGGTTATCTGGATGATCTTCTCATCCTTCCGGCCCTCATAGCACTTACCGTCAAAACCATTCCGAACGATGTCATGAAAGCCGCAAGGGAACGGGCGGAAAGAGAGCCGCTTCAACTTAAAAAAAGGTGGTTTTTCGCCGTCATTTTTATTGTGATATGGCTCTCTCTCGCCGGACTGATACTTAGGTCTCTATTTAAAGCGTAA
- the gatC gene encoding Asp-tRNA(Asn)/Glu-tRNA(Gln) amidotransferase subunit GatC, with amino-acid sequence METRELYETASLARLSLGEDEAAVLAEEVGRLLEYVSRMQEVDIEGLEPTTHALSEEPILRNDEVHGENLSDSLLDNAPELEDRFIVIPNVL; translated from the coding sequence ATGGAAACACGGGAACTTTACGAAACAGCGTCCCTTGCCCGGCTCTCCCTCGGGGAGGATGAAGCCGCCGTTCTGGCCGAAGAGGTCGGAAGGCTTCTGGAATATGTTTCCCGTATGCAAGAAGTCGACATAGAGGGACTCGAACCCACCACTCATGCTCTTTCCGAAGAGCCAATTCTCCGCAATGACGAGGTGCACGGGGAGAATCTTTCAGATTCTCTCCTGGATAATGCCCCGGAACTGGAAGACCGGTTCATCGTCATCCCCAATGTGCTGTAA
- the gatA gene encoding Asp-tRNA(Asn)/Glu-tRNA(Gln) amidotransferase subunit GatA, which produces MSDAALFGWSSTAEYCTYLDENDKKVGAFLSRTGADEFQSALERSRSEASDRSPLRGMPFAVKDNIAVKGLPLSCGSKMLETLSSPYSATAVEKLQQAGAVVVGKTNLDEFGMGSSCDNSALGTTHNPWDVARVAGGSSGGSAAAVAAGMVPFALGSDTGGSIRQPAAFCGTYGLKPSYGVVSRFGLVAYASSLETIGIISLDAQLLRTVFDIMRGQDPKDQSSRPFSPQASEKRQGEKPRIGVITDIEGLAPAMESAYRERLDLIRKKGYEIVEIELPMLEYVVPAYYTIASAEASANLARYAGIRYGHRTDWADEHSELTEKSRDEGFGDEVKLRILLGTYVLRSGFKDQYYLRAQKIRTLLRNEILSAFQKVDQILSPVFPTAAFPHGDAGLDQFQQKLADKFTATANLAAIPALAFPAGQSEGLPFGLQLLGPEFSEHKLIDTASEFTELWEPKTAPGFREWR; this is translated from the coding sequence ATGAGCGATGCTGCTCTATTCGGATGGAGTTCCACCGCCGAATATTGTACTTATCTAGATGAGAACGATAAAAAGGTGGGCGCCTTTTTATCAAGAACCGGTGCCGACGAATTTCAATCCGCATTGGAGCGAAGTCGTTCAGAAGCGAGCGACCGAAGTCCCTTGAGAGGGATGCCCTTTGCGGTGAAAGACAATATTGCAGTTAAGGGTCTCCCTCTCAGTTGCGGCTCCAAGATGCTTGAAACCCTAAGCAGTCCCTATTCGGCCACTGCCGTAGAAAAGCTGCAACAAGCGGGAGCCGTGGTCGTGGGAAAAACGAACCTGGATGAATTCGGTATGGGTTCATCCTGCGACAATTCGGCCCTGGGGACGACACACAATCCCTGGGATGTCGCAAGGGTTGCAGGCGGATCGAGCGGAGGTTCGGCTGCGGCTGTCGCCGCAGGGATGGTGCCCTTCGCCCTCGGCAGCGATACCGGAGGCTCAATCAGGCAGCCTGCCGCTTTTTGCGGGACCTACGGACTCAAACCCTCCTACGGGGTTGTCAGCCGATTCGGTCTTGTCGCCTACGCCTCAAGTCTTGAAACCATCGGGATCATCTCCCTGGATGCACAGCTGCTGCGTACCGTTTTCGATATCATGCGGGGGCAGGACCCGAAGGACCAGTCCAGCCGTCCTTTTTCCCCGCAGGCCTCGGAAAAGAGGCAGGGTGAAAAGCCGCGGATCGGTGTCATTACCGATATAGAGGGGCTTGCGCCTGCTATGGAGAGCGCCTATCGGGAACGCCTGGACTTGATTCGCAAGAAGGGTTATGAAATCGTCGAAATCGAACTCCCCATGCTCGAATATGTGGTACCGGCCTACTACACCATCGCCTCGGCGGAAGCAAGTGCAAACCTCGCCCGATATGCAGGAATTCGCTATGGCCACAGAACGGACTGGGCCGACGAACATAGTGAATTAACGGAAAAAAGTCGCGACGAAGGCTTCGGCGATGAGGTAAAGCTGAGGATACTCCTGGGCACCTATGTGCTGAGATCGGGATTCAAGGACCAATACTACCTCCGGGCCCAAAAGATCAGGACCCTGCTTCGCAACGAGATCCTTTCGGCCTTCCAAAAGGTCGACCAGATTCTTTCGCCGGTATTTCCCACGGCAGCCTTCCCGCACGGCGATGCCGGTTTAGACCAGTTTCAGCAGAAATTGGCGGACAAGTTTACCGCAACGGCAAACCTTGCAGCTATCCCCGCCCTCGCCTTCCCGGCCGGGCAGTCAGAGGGCCTGCCCTTCGGACTCCAGCTCCTGGGCCCGGAGTTCAGCGAACACAAACTTATCGATACTGCATCAGAATTTACCGAACTGTGGGAGCCGAAAACGGCACCCGGCTTCAGGGAATGGAGGTAA
- the gatB gene encoding Asp-tRNA(Asn)/Glu-tRNA(Gln) amidotransferase subunit GatB — protein MYDTFIGLEIHIQLLTKTKVFCGCSNNYGDEPNTNVCPVCLGYPGTLPVLNTDALFMAYQVVGALKCKRAEAAIFERKNYFYPDMPKNYQISQFADPVGINGEVIFPFQGEEHRVRIHDVHLEEDAGKMIHAGDMSLLDYNRAGTPLLEIVTEPDLRSGEETEAFLRYFRTLVRTIGVSRGNMEEGNLRCDANISINTHGAGLGTKVELKNINSSRFVRLALEYEKERQIGIVEAGGSVDQETRLWNENKDITVVMRRKEESKDYRYFPEPDLPPYRPGEDFFRRVEESLPELPLDRQKRMEAAFSLTDEQASYLCEEKARADYFEAAVAAGSEAQHLYFWMSGDLAALVNKSGTPLEESRLSPEKLATVLRLLDNGAIHGPIAKKMVALLFEEEHDPEGLIAERGWKALDDTSKILPIVKKAVDANPSAAEQLKQGETKVLGFFMGQVMKETGGRADPETAKALITSYVKGEIV, from the coding sequence ATGTACGACACCTTTATTGGACTTGAAATTCACATTCAGTTGCTGACGAAGACAAAGGTATTTTGCGGCTGCTCCAATAACTATGGCGACGAACCAAACACCAACGTCTGCCCCGTCTGTCTTGGTTATCCAGGAACCCTGCCGGTTCTTAATACCGATGCACTCTTCATGGCCTACCAGGTGGTCGGCGCCCTCAAATGCAAGCGTGCGGAAGCAGCAATCTTTGAACGAAAAAACTACTTCTATCCAGATATGCCGAAAAACTATCAGATCAGCCAGTTTGCCGATCCGGTCGGCATCAACGGCGAGGTAATCTTCCCCTTCCAGGGAGAAGAACACAGGGTCCGCATCCACGACGTCCACCTTGAGGAGGATGCGGGGAAGATGATCCATGCCGGGGATATGTCCCTCTTGGACTACAACAGGGCGGGAACACCGCTGCTTGAGATCGTCACCGAACCCGACCTTCGAAGCGGAGAGGAAACCGAAGCCTTTCTCCGCTATTTCCGCACCCTGGTACGGACCATCGGGGTTTCCCGCGGAAACATGGAAGAGGGGAACCTCAGATGCGACGCAAATATATCGATAAACACCCACGGAGCAGGCCTTGGGACCAAGGTGGAACTCAAAAACATCAACTCCAGCCGCTTCGTTCGCCTTGCCCTCGAATATGAGAAGGAACGTCAAATCGGTATTGTCGAAGCTGGAGGAAGCGTAGACCAGGAAACACGGCTCTGGAACGAAAACAAAGACATTACCGTGGTGATGCGGCGCAAGGAAGAGTCCAAGGATTACCGTTACTTCCCGGAGCCCGACCTGCCTCCCTATCGTCCCGGTGAAGATTTCTTCCGCAGAGTCGAAGAAAGCCTGCCGGAACTCCCCCTTGACCGTCAGAAACGCATGGAGGCAGCTTTTTCCCTGACAGACGAGCAAGCCTCCTACCTTTGTGAAGAAAAGGCAAGAGCAGACTACTTTGAAGCGGCAGTTGCGGCCGGGTCCGAGGCCCAGCATCTTTACTTTTGGATGTCCGGCGATCTTGCGGCCCTCGTTAACAAAAGCGGAACTCCCCTTGAGGAAAGCAGGCTTTCACCTGAGAAACTGGCGACCGTACTCAGGCTCCTTGACAACGGAGCGATACACGGTCCCATCGCCAAAAAGATGGTTGCGCTGCTCTTCGAGGAGGAACACGATCCGGAAGGGCTGATCGCTGAGCGAGGATGGAAGGCCCTCGACGACACATCGAAAATCCTTCCCATCGTAAAGAAGGCCGTAGACGCGAATCCCTCGGCAGCAGAGCAGCTCAAACAAGGAGAGACAAAGGTCCTCGGCTTTTTCATGGGCCAGGTCATGAAAGAAACCGGCGGAAGGGCGGACCCGGAAACCGCAAAGGCCTTAATTACTTCATATGTGAAGGGAGAAATAGTATGA
- a CDS encoding MBL fold metallo-hydrolase, protein MSLTLTWLGHASFLVFGSKTVYIDPWKIEGEPHDADVILISHSHYDHFSIDDIKALRRDNTEIVASADVVEELGYGTAVKPGDSVTVSGSIAITAVPAYNLEKEFHPREKQWLGFILSMEGKKVYYAGDTDLIEEMGGLDGIDLALLPVGGTFTMDAEEAAKAAKAIAPSMVVPYHWGDIVGTRKDAQRFLKSISCKGTLLKNEESITL, encoded by the coding sequence ATGTCGCTTACACTTACATGGCTTGGGCATGCAAGTTTTCTAGTCTTTGGCTCGAAAACCGTTTATATCGATCCGTGGAAGATTGAAGGAGAACCCCACGACGCCGACGTAATCCTCATAAGTCATTCCCATTACGATCATTTTTCAATCGACGACATCAAGGCCCTGCGAAGGGATAATACCGAGATCGTTGCATCTGCCGATGTTGTCGAGGAACTTGGGTATGGAACCGCCGTCAAGCCGGGAGATTCGGTTACGGTTTCCGGTTCCATAGCTATTACGGCCGTTCCTGCCTACAATCTCGAAAAAGAGTTTCATCCGCGTGAGAAGCAGTGGCTTGGCTTTATTCTTTCCATGGAAGGCAAAAAGGTCTATTACGCGGGTGATACCGACCTTATAGAGGAGATGGGTGGACTCGACGGTATCGATTTGGCCCTTTTGCCGGTGGGTGGTACCTTTACCATGGATGCGGAGGAGGCCGCCAAGGCCGCGAAAGCGATCGCACCCTCCATGGTTGTCCCTTATCATTGGGGGGACATTGTCGGTACGCGAAAGGATGCCCAGCGTTTTCTTAAGTCGATTTCCTGCAAGGGCACACTGTTAAAAAACGAGGAGAGTATTACGCTTTAA